One genomic window of Luteitalea pratensis includes the following:
- the queA gene encoding tRNA preQ1(34) S-adenosylmethionine ribosyltransferase-isomerase QueA: MRVDEFDFHLPESQIAQHPPAERGTSRLMVLDRASGETTIGHVSDLTAWLRAGDVLVLNDTRVFPARLLGRRLPGGGRLECLLVASHGAGAWDALVHPGQRLKIGSRFVCEGEGGAIHGEIVGRSDYGRRTVHLRAEGFADVDEAIEAIGHMPLPPYIRRPDASEDRDRYQTVFGTHRGSVAAPTAGLHFTPDLLAQLRAIGVEIVTITLHVGYGTFKPVRVDIVEEHIVDPERYDVSTTAADAINRAKAEGRRVVVVGTTSTRALESAAGADGRVRAGAATTTLYIRPGHRFQVVDALMTNFHVPRSSLLFLVCAFGGREHVLGAYARAIDEGLRFYSYGDAMLIT, from the coding sequence ATGCGCGTCGACGAGTTCGATTTTCACCTGCCCGAGAGCCAGATCGCGCAGCACCCACCGGCAGAGCGCGGCACGTCGCGGCTGATGGTGCTCGACCGCGCGAGCGGCGAGACCACCATCGGCCATGTCTCGGACCTGACCGCGTGGTTGCGCGCGGGTGATGTGCTCGTGCTCAACGACACCCGGGTCTTCCCGGCGCGCCTGCTCGGCCGACGGCTGCCCGGCGGTGGACGCCTGGAGTGCCTGCTCGTCGCGTCGCACGGAGCCGGCGCATGGGATGCGCTGGTGCACCCGGGACAGCGATTGAAGATCGGCAGCCGGTTCGTGTGTGAGGGCGAGGGTGGAGCGATCCACGGCGAGATCGTCGGACGCAGCGACTACGGCCGGCGCACCGTGCACCTGCGCGCCGAGGGGTTCGCCGACGTGGATGAGGCAATCGAGGCCATCGGGCACATGCCCCTGCCGCCGTACATCCGCCGACCCGATGCCTCCGAAGACCGCGACCGGTACCAGACCGTGTTCGGCACCCACCGCGGGTCGGTCGCAGCCCCAACCGCCGGGTTGCACTTCACGCCCGACCTGCTGGCGCAGTTGCGCGCGATCGGCGTCGAGATCGTGACGATCACGCTGCACGTGGGGTACGGCACGTTCAAGCCGGTGCGCGTGGACATCGTCGAGGAGCACATCGTCGACCCCGAGCGATACGACGTGTCCACGACGGCTGCAGACGCGATCAATCGTGCGAAAGCGGAAGGCCGCCGCGTGGTCGTCGTCGGCACCACCAGCACGCGCGCGCTCGAAAGCGCGGCAGGCGCGGACGGGCGCGTCCGTGCGGGTGCTGCCACCACGACGCTGTACATCCGCCCTGGTCATCGCTTCCAGGTCGTCGACGCGCTGATGACCAACTTTCACGTGCCGCGATCCTCGCTGCTGTTCCTCGTGTGCGCGTTCGGCGGGCGGGAGCACGTGCTGGGCGCCTATGCGCGTGCCATCGACGAGGGATTGCGCTTCTACAGCTACGGCGACGCGATGCTGATTACGTAG
- a CDS encoding tyrosine-type recombinase/integrase translates to MPLSDAKIRRTKAGATPVRLSDGDGLYLLVQPSGSALWRFDYILQGRRNTLSLGAYPEVSLTLARQRRAEARAKVAAGIDPSRERQAAREAATQAMTFGEVADEWLERQRHVLAPITFEKASWMLKTLVSPWLGKRPVAEIEPPELLQVLRQIEARGKHETAHRTKQRCGQVFRYAIATGRTQRDPSSDLRGALTPVRHQHRAAITDPARVGELLRAIDAFEGTFVVGCALKLAPLLFVRPGELRRAEWSEIDLGQAEWRIPAEKTKMREAHLVPLSTQAVAILALLKPLTGTSRYVFPSIRTRHQVMSENTINVALKRLGYDASQMCGHGFRALASTLLNEMGWAPDIIERQLAHAPRNKVRAAYNRAQHLAERRKMMQAWADFLDGLRRKGEVVPQHRSGGRDADH, encoded by the coding sequence GTGCCCCTCAGTGATGCGAAGATCCGGCGAACAAAGGCGGGCGCCACGCCTGTCCGCCTGTCGGACGGAGACGGCCTGTATCTGCTCGTCCAGCCGAGCGGGTCCGCCCTCTGGCGCTTCGACTACATCCTCCAGGGCCGCCGCAACACCCTGTCGCTCGGCGCCTACCCGGAGGTGTCGTTGACGCTGGCGCGCCAACGTCGAGCCGAGGCGCGCGCCAAGGTGGCCGCTGGCATCGATCCGAGTCGCGAGCGACAGGCGGCCCGCGAAGCCGCCACCCAGGCGATGACGTTCGGCGAGGTCGCCGACGAGTGGCTTGAGCGCCAGCGGCACGTGCTGGCGCCGATCACGTTCGAGAAGGCGAGCTGGATGCTGAAGACGCTGGTAAGTCCCTGGCTCGGCAAACGGCCGGTCGCCGAGATCGAGCCGCCGGAACTGTTGCAGGTGCTCCGCCAGATCGAGGCTCGCGGGAAACACGAGACAGCACACAGGACGAAGCAGCGGTGCGGTCAGGTTTTCCGCTACGCGATTGCGACCGGTCGCACGCAGCGTGACCCCTCCTCCGATCTGCGCGGCGCGCTTACTCCTGTGCGGCACCAGCATCGCGCAGCAATCACCGACCCAGCCCGTGTAGGTGAGCTACTGCGCGCCATCGACGCGTTCGAGGGCACATTCGTCGTCGGCTGCGCTTTGAAGCTGGCACCACTGCTGTTCGTGCGTCCCGGCGAACTGCGTCGAGCCGAATGGTCGGAGATCGACCTTGGCCAGGCGGAGTGGCGAATTCCTGCCGAGAAGACGAAGATGCGTGAGGCCCACCTCGTGCCTCTCAGCACGCAGGCGGTCGCCATCCTCGCCCTCCTGAAGCCGCTGACTGGGACCTCTCGGTACGTGTTCCCGTCCATTCGCACCAGGCACCAGGTGATGAGTGAGAACACGATCAATGTCGCACTCAAGCGCCTTGGGTACGACGCTAGCCAGATGTGCGGCCACGGCTTCCGGGCGCTTGCGTCGACGCTGCTCAACGAGATGGGCTGGGCGCCGGACATCATTGAGCGCCAGCTCGCGCACGCGCCGCGGAACAAGGTGCGCGCGGCCTACAACCGTGCGCAGCACCTAGCCGAACGCCGCAAGATGATGCAGGCCT
- a CDS encoding sulfatase: MNGPPVGQVGTALRAVHCLATLSRITRWYIALGLLAGLAATAMLRAHAGGAQATAASTLPNIVVVLADDLGYGDLASYGHPLHRTPHLDAMAREGMRATSAYAPSPSCSPTRASLLTGRYAFRVGIRAPLSPRSSEGLRARDHVTLPQVLHSAGYRTMLVGKWHLGDQPGMRPMDHGFDRFVGLLYSHDYKAPFVETPEKLALWNGEQRRVEEPDPATLTATYTQEAVSFIKESASARRPFFLYLAHSMPHVPLAVSPKWRGTTSSPYGDVMAELDDSIGQVRAALAAAGVAGNTLVIFTSDNGPWNAMPDRMFGRDIVKPWDHGTTGPFRGGKAGTYEGGHRVPLIAVWPGTIRPGQVTEAPISIVDFFPTLAGRAHLADKVPANVDGLDVWPALSGATANPPERMLLYDNLGKAEAIRVGPWKLRESTTGQGEARQEKVELFDLLRDPSERYDQAGVQPEEVARLRARLDAENARR, from the coding sequence GTGAACGGTCCGCCCGTGGGTCAGGTAGGGACCGCTCTCCGAGCGGTCCACTGCCTCGCCACGCTTTCGCGCATCACACGGTGGTACATCGCGCTTGGGCTGCTTGCCGGCCTCGCGGCGACGGCCATGCTACGCGCTCACGCTGGCGGAGCGCAGGCGACTGCCGCGTCGACGCTCCCCAACATCGTCGTCGTGCTTGCCGACGACCTGGGCTATGGCGACCTCGCGTCGTATGGACATCCGCTGCACCGGACACCGCATCTCGATGCGATGGCCCGCGAGGGCATGCGCGCCACTTCGGCGTATGCGCCGTCGCCGTCCTGCTCGCCGACGCGCGCGTCGTTGCTGACGGGACGATATGCCTTCCGCGTCGGGATTCGTGCGCCGCTGTCGCCGCGCAGCAGCGAAGGCCTGCGGGCGCGCGATCACGTGACGCTGCCGCAGGTACTGCACTCGGCCGGCTACCGGACGATGCTGGTTGGTAAGTGGCATCTGGGCGACCAGCCCGGGATGCGGCCGATGGATCATGGCTTCGATCGGTTCGTCGGCCTGCTGTACAGCCACGACTACAAGGCTCCATTCGTGGAAACGCCGGAAAAACTGGCGCTGTGGAACGGCGAGCAGCGCCGCGTCGAGGAACCCGATCCTGCGACGCTGACGGCGACCTACACGCAGGAAGCCGTATCGTTCATCAAGGAGAGTGCTTCCGCACGGCGGCCGTTCTTCCTCTATCTCGCGCATTCGATGCCGCACGTGCCCCTGGCCGTGTCGCCGAAGTGGCGCGGCACGACATCGAGCCCTTATGGCGACGTGATGGCGGAATTGGACGACTCGATCGGGCAGGTGCGGGCCGCCCTGGCCGCGGCGGGCGTTGCAGGGAATACGCTGGTCATCTTCACCAGCGACAACGGCCCGTGGAATGCGATGCCCGATCGCATGTTCGGCCGCGACATCGTCAAACCCTGGGATCACGGCACGACCGGGCCATTTCGCGGGGGCAAGGCCGGCACGTACGAAGGCGGGCACCGGGTGCCTTTGATCGCCGTCTGGCCGGGAACGATCCGGCCCGGGCAGGTCACCGAGGCGCCGATCAGCATCGTCGACTTCTTCCCGACCCTGGCTGGTCGCGCGCATCTCGCCGACAAGGTGCCGGCGAACGTCGATGGTCTCGACGTGTGGCCGGCGCTCTCGGGCGCGACAGCCAATCCGCCGGAGCGGATGCTGCTGTACGACAACCTCGGGAAGGCCGAGGCGATCCGCGTCGGGCCGTGGAAGTTGCGGGAGAGCACGACGGGGCAGGGGGAAGCCCGCCAGGAAAAGGTGGAATTGTTCGACTTGCTCCGGGATCCCTCGGAGCGGTACGACCAGGCGGGGGTGCAACCGGAGGAGGTCGCGCGTCTCCGCGCCCGACTCGACGCGGAGAACGCTCGGCGCTGA